From the genome of Vibrio porteresiae DSM 19223, one region includes:
- a CDS encoding MATE family efflux transporter, with amino-acid sequence MQDKHGLLTAPIGTVLRNMTIPMTLGMISVLMFNLVDTFFISLLGTQALAAVSFTFPVTFALNCITMGIGVGLSTSIGRLLGQGKSTDAARLSSHGLLLAVMLVCIASLLGATTITPLFQLLGAQHDLLPLIKQYMFIWYLAVPLLVIPMAGNSAIRATGDTKTPAKIMILSGAINGGLDPLLIFGYGPFPELGIQGAAIASGISWLVALICTFYVLLRRDQLLGKPQLASIKGDWQQILKIGTPAALSTAMNPIAGALLMKLLSQHGTAAIAGYGAAQRIESILILVMMSLTSALTPFMAQNLGAKNPQRSFAGLFLSMRFAVLFQIMIFLMMVPLSIPFTALFSQDPEVKNILWHYLLIVPIGYGFQGMVMMLISALNALHKPNHALGWSFLRLFLFTLPGAWIGSTQFGVNGMFIGIAAGNVLGGILSYLYALKLRQQQCLNIEKAANE; translated from the coding sequence ATGCAAGATAAACATGGGCTGTTAACGGCTCCTATCGGCACCGTTTTACGCAATATGACCATTCCAATGACACTCGGAATGATATCGGTGTTGATGTTCAATCTTGTCGATACGTTTTTTATTTCTTTACTGGGTACACAAGCCTTAGCGGCCGTCAGTTTTACCTTCCCAGTGACCTTCGCTTTGAACTGTATCACCATGGGTATCGGTGTAGGTCTATCGACCAGCATTGGACGCTTGCTTGGTCAGGGTAAATCGACTGACGCAGCGCGTTTATCCAGTCATGGCTTACTGTTAGCTGTGATGTTAGTGTGCATAGCCTCGCTTTTAGGAGCAACCACCATCACCCCACTGTTTCAGCTTCTTGGGGCACAGCACGACCTACTACCATTGATCAAACAGTACATGTTCATCTGGTATCTTGCCGTCCCTTTGCTTGTCATCCCAATGGCTGGCAACAGCGCTATTCGAGCCACTGGTGATACCAAAACTCCCGCCAAAATCATGATTCTCTCTGGTGCTATCAATGGTGGTTTAGATCCCCTGCTCATTTTTGGTTATGGCCCCTTCCCAGAGCTTGGCATTCAAGGGGCGGCGATTGCGAGCGGTATCTCTTGGTTAGTTGCATTAATATGCACTTTCTATGTGCTATTACGACGAGATCAATTGCTCGGCAAACCTCAGTTAGCATCGATAAAAGGCGATTGGCAGCAAATCTTAAAAATTGGTACGCCTGCAGCACTCTCTACAGCAATGAATCCGATTGCTGGTGCCTTACTAATGAAGTTACTCTCTCAGCACGGCACAGCCGCGATTGCAGGCTATGGGGCCGCACAGCGAATTGAATCGATTCTTATCTTAGTCATGATGTCGCTCACTTCAGCCCTAACGCCATTTATGGCCCAAAACCTTGGGGCCAAAAATCCCCAGCGCAGCTTCGCTGGTCTATTTCTTAGCATGCGTTTTGCGGTGCTCTTTCAAATCATGATTTTCTTGATGATGGTACCGCTGAGTATTCCTTTTACTGCACTCTTCTCTCAAGACCCAGAAGTGAAAAATATTCTTTGGCATTACTTACTTATTGTCCCGATTGGCTATGGCTTTCAAGGTATGGTCATGATGTTGATTTCTGCACTCAATGCGCTGCACAAACCGAATCATGCCTTAGGATGGAGCTTTCTGCGCCTATTTCTATTTACGCTGCCAGGGGCATGGATTGGCTCAACGCAGTTTGGCGTCAACGGGATGTTTATTGGTATTGCGGCAGGCAATGTGCTTGGTGGGATCTTAAGTTATCTGTACGCGCTAAAACTGCGCCAACAGCAGTGCCTTAATATTGAAAAAGCCGCTAACGAGTAG
- the rraA gene encoding ribonuclease E activity regulator RraA, with amino-acid sequence MEYNTSALCDIYLDQVDVVEPMFSNFGGSASFAGQITTVKCFEDNGLIRETLEQDGLGRILLVDGGGSLRRALVDAELAALAEENEWEGIVVYGCVREVDELEDMNIGIQALAAIPVGAATQGIGEVDIPVNFGGVTFLPEDYLYADNTGIILSQEPLNADFEEEDEELDEDEVL; translated from the coding sequence ATGGAATACAACACTTCTGCGCTATGTGACATCTATCTCGATCAAGTCGATGTAGTAGAACCAATGTTCAGTAATTTTGGTGGCAGTGCATCATTTGCTGGGCAGATCACGACGGTAAAATGTTTTGAGGATAACGGTCTTATCCGTGAAACACTCGAACAGGACGGTTTAGGCCGCATACTGTTAGTGGATGGAGGCGGTTCACTGCGCCGTGCACTCGTTGATGCAGAACTTGCTGCGTTAGCGGAAGAAAATGAGTGGGAAGGTATCGTAGTTTATGGCTGCGTTCGTGAAGTTGACGAACTGGAAGACATGAACATCGGTATTCAAGCACTAGCGGCTATTCCAGTCGGTGCGGCAACTCAGGGCATTGGTGAAGTCGATATCCCAGTTAACTTCGGTGGAGTGACATTCCTCCCTGAAGATTATCTTTACGCTGACAACACCGGCATCATCTTATCGCAAGAGCCGCTGAATGCGGATTTTGAAGAAGAGGATGAAGAGCTCGACGAAGATGAAGTGTTGTAA
- a CDS encoding 1,4-dihydroxy-2-naphthoate polyprenyltransferase, whose translation MNNSLHIWLDAARPKTLPLALVSILTGSALAFSAGQFSLPVALLSLVTATLLQILSNLANDYGDAVKGTDNEKRIGPMRALQSGKVTLKDMKNAIYINIVLTIVSGLVLVLYALDSFESIMAFIGLGVLAMAAAIAYTVGNKPYGYVGLGDLSVFIFFGLLGVSGTYFLHTGHIDSALFLPALGCGLLAVAVLNVNNMRDIENDAVCGKRTVAVRLGQDMAKGYHFILLAGAVVAFAWYLLIQGKPMWISVPFLLSLISVTKHSRELWATQQPAEIAPMLPVIVKCSIITNLLFVGVVIAQTLTS comes from the coding sequence ATGAATAACTCATTGCATATTTGGCTCGACGCAGCCCGGCCAAAAACCTTGCCATTAGCCTTGGTTTCTATCTTAACCGGTAGCGCGCTAGCGTTCTCTGCAGGCCAGTTCTCGCTGCCTGTGGCTCTATTATCTTTGGTTACTGCGACCTTGCTACAGATCTTATCCAATCTGGCTAACGATTATGGCGATGCAGTGAAAGGCACTGATAACGAAAAGCGTATTGGTCCAATGCGTGCGCTTCAATCGGGTAAAGTGACCCTCAAAGATATGAAAAACGCGATTTATATTAATATCGTGTTAACTATTGTTTCAGGCCTTGTCCTCGTACTTTATGCGCTTGATAGCTTTGAAAGCATTATGGCTTTCATTGGCTTGGGCGTTTTAGCTATGGCGGCTGCTATTGCTTATACCGTGGGTAACAAACCTTATGGTTATGTTGGCCTGGGTGATCTGTCGGTATTCATCTTTTTTGGTTTGCTTGGCGTGTCCGGCACCTACTTTTTACATACCGGACATATCGATAGCGCATTATTTTTGCCAGCACTAGGTTGCGGCCTTTTGGCTGTTGCCGTGTTAAACGTCAATAACATGCGTGATATCGAAAACGATGCAGTATGTGGCAAACGTACCGTGGCGGTGCGTCTTGGTCAGGACATGGCAAAAGGGTATCACTTTATCCTTTTAGCAGGGGCTGTGGTTGCTTTCGCTTGGTATCTGCTGATTCAAGGCAAGCCAATGTGGATTAGTGTCCCATTCCTACTGAGTTTAATTTCAGTGACTAAGCACAGTCGTGAGCTATGGGCTACGCAACAGCCTGCAGAGATTGCGCCTATGCTGCCAGTCATTGTGAAATGTTCTATCATTACTAACTTGTTGTTTGTCGGTGTGGTTATTGCACAAACTCTGACAAGTTAA
- the hslU gene encoding HslU--HslV peptidase ATPase subunit yields MSEMTPREIVDELNRHIIGQDNAKRAVALALRNRWRRMQLDEHLRAEVTPKNILMIGPTGVGKTEIARRLAKLANAPFIKVEATKFTEVGYVGKEVDSIIRDLTEVAVKMTRQQAMEKVKFRAEELAEERILDALLPPARDAWGQAEAGDTNSSTRQSFRKKLREGQLDDKEIEVDVAAPQMGVEIMAPPGMEEMTNQLQGLFQNLGGDTKKKRKLKIKDAFKALSEEEAAKLVNMEELKDQAIFNVENHGIVFIDEVDKICKRGESSGPDVSREGVQRDLLPLIEGSTITTKHGMVKTDHILFITSGAFQVAKPSDLIPELQGRLPIRVELGALTSHDFERILTEPKASLTEQYVALMKTENVDVSFTADGIKQIAEAAWRVNETTENIGARRLHTVMERLMDEISFEATEKSGQQFEINAAYVKARLGELVEDEDLSRFIL; encoded by the coding sequence ATGTCTGAAATGACTCCTCGCGAAATAGTCGATGAACTCAATCGCCATATCATTGGTCAAGACAACGCAAAACGTGCAGTTGCTTTGGCTTTGCGTAACCGCTGGCGTCGCATGCAGCTTGATGAACATTTACGAGCTGAAGTTACACCCAAAAATATTCTGATGATTGGCCCAACCGGTGTGGGTAAAACTGAAATTGCTCGCCGTCTTGCTAAACTGGCTAATGCTCCGTTTATTAAAGTGGAAGCGACTAAGTTCACTGAAGTGGGCTACGTTGGTAAAGAAGTGGATTCCATTATTCGCGACCTAACTGAAGTGGCAGTAAAAATGACACGTCAGCAAGCGATGGAAAAAGTGAAATTCCGCGCGGAAGAATTAGCTGAAGAGCGTATTTTGGATGCGTTACTGCCTCCTGCACGAGATGCGTGGGGTCAAGCGGAAGCAGGCGACACGAACTCTTCAACTCGTCAGTCATTTCGTAAAAAATTGCGTGAAGGCCAGTTAGACGATAAAGAGATTGAAGTTGATGTTGCTGCACCTCAAATGGGGGTGGAAATCATGGCTCCTCCTGGTATGGAAGAGATGACCAATCAACTTCAAGGTCTGTTCCAAAACCTTGGTGGCGACACCAAGAAAAAACGTAAGCTTAAAATCAAAGATGCGTTTAAAGCGCTTTCTGAAGAAGAAGCAGCAAAACTGGTCAACATGGAAGAGCTAAAAGACCAAGCGATTTTCAATGTTGAAAACCACGGTATCGTGTTTATCGATGAAGTGGATAAGATTTGTAAACGTGGAGAGTCATCAGGCCCTGATGTGTCTCGTGAAGGGGTACAACGTGACCTACTGCCTTTGATTGAAGGTAGCACTATCACGACCAAACACGGCATGGTGAAAACGGACCATATTCTGTTTATCACATCAGGTGCATTCCAAGTGGCGAAGCCATCCGATTTGATTCCTGAGCTGCAAGGTCGTTTGCCAATTCGTGTGGAATTGGGCGCGTTAACTAGCCATGATTTTGAACGTATTTTGACTGAGCCAAAAGCATCTTTAACCGAGCAATACGTTGCATTGATGAAAACAGAAAATGTTGATGTCAGCTTCACTGCGGATGGTATCAAACAGATTGCTGAAGCTGCATGGCGCGTGAACGAAACCACCGAAAACATCGGTGCTCGTCGCTTACATACAGTGATGGAGCGTTTGATGGATGAAATTTCTTTCGAAGCGACTGAAAAATCAGGACAGCAATTTGAAATTAATGCGGCTTATGTGAAAGCTCGCCTTGGTGAATTGGTCGAAGATGAAGATTTAAGCCGCTTTATTCTTTGA
- the hslV gene encoding ATP-dependent protease subunit HslV: MTTIVSVRRNNKVVIAGDGQVSLGNTVMKGNAKKVRRLYNNKVLAGFAGGTADAFTLFERFESKLQMHQGHLTKAAVELAKDWRSDRALRKLEAILAVADETASLIITGNGDVLQPERDLIAIGSGGNYAQAAAIAMLENTELDARTICEKALNIAGDICVFTNHFHTIEELEIPESSQAVAALPQGE, encoded by the coding sequence GTGACTACCATCGTTTCTGTACGTCGAAATAATAAAGTTGTTATTGCAGGTGACGGACAAGTATCACTAGGTAATACAGTGATGAAAGGCAACGCTAAAAAAGTTCGCCGTCTGTACAACAATAAAGTTCTTGCTGGATTCGCTGGTGGTACTGCTGATGCGTTTACTCTGTTTGAACGTTTTGAAAGCAAACTGCAAATGCACCAAGGCCATCTGACCAAAGCAGCAGTCGAATTAGCGAAAGATTGGCGCAGTGATCGTGCGTTACGTAAGCTTGAAGCGATTCTGGCTGTTGCCGATGAAACCGCATCACTGATCATCACGGGCAATGGCGATGTACTACAGCCTGAACGTGATTTGATTGCGATTGGCTCTGGCGGTAACTACGCCCAAGCAGCAGCGATTGCGATGCTAGAAAATACCGAATTAGATGCTCGAACTATTTGCGAAAAAGCGCTAAATATTGCGGGTGATATTTGTGTGTTCACCAACCACTTCCATACTATCGAAGAACTAGAAATTCCTGAGAGCAGCCAAGCTGTGGCAGCGCTTCCTCAAGGCGAATAA
- a CDS encoding SPOR domain-containing protein — MANKDYVRRGRSPKKPTKKTASQRKPWFKILLALILVGAFGYGLYFLNQSPKPKETEKANVVPVTPVVTQPKEKLPPPPTEKWDYVDTLPSREIEVVPKELQVSKIPYVMQCGAYKTMHQAQERKVNIAFLGLNSKIRKTEGSSWFRVVLGPYKFKRDAERDKHKLYRAKIEPCLIMKDQP, encoded by the coding sequence GTGGCTAATAAAGATTATGTAAGACGAGGTCGTAGTCCAAAAAAGCCGACCAAAAAAACAGCTTCTCAACGTAAACCGTGGTTTAAAATTTTACTCGCACTGATTTTGGTGGGAGCGTTTGGCTATGGACTCTATTTTTTAAACCAAAGTCCCAAACCAAAAGAAACTGAAAAAGCCAATGTGGTTCCCGTGACTCCCGTTGTCACCCAACCCAAAGAGAAGTTACCACCACCACCAACTGAAAAGTGGGATTATGTCGATACTCTGCCTAGTCGCGAGATTGAAGTGGTTCCTAAAGAGTTGCAGGTGTCTAAGATTCCATACGTAATGCAGTGTGGTGCGTATAAAACCATGCATCAAGCGCAGGAGCGTAAAGTGAATATTGCCTTTCTTGGTTTGAACAGCAAAATCCGCAAAACCGAAGGCAGTAGCTGGTTTAGAGTGGTGTTAGGCCCTTATAAATTTAAGCGTGATGCCGAGCGAGATAAGCATAAATTGTATCGCGCCAAAATCGAACCATGCTTGATTATGAAAGATCAGCCGTAG
- the cytR gene encoding DNA-binding transcriptional regulator CytR, with translation MATMKDVAQLAGVSTATVSRALMNPEKVSSSTRKRVEDAVLEAGYSPNSLARNLRRNESKTIVAIVPDICDPYFTEIIRGIEDAAMEHGYLVLLGDSGQQKKRENSFVNLVFTKQADGMLLLGTDLPFDVSKPEQKNLPPMVMACEFAPELELPTVHIDNLTSAFEAVNYLTQMGHKRVAEISGPESAALCSFRHQGYQQALRRAGITMNPTYCVSGDFSFAAGAKLVKQLLALPEPPTAIFCHNDTMAIGAIQQAKRLGLRVPQDLSVVGFDDIQFAEYSDPPLTTISQPRYEIGRQAMLMMLELLRGHDVQAGSRLLETKLVIRESAAPPRVR, from the coding sequence ATGGCGACAATGAAGGATGTTGCCCAGCTTGCTGGAGTCTCAACAGCGACGGTTTCCCGTGCTTTGATGAATCCAGAAAAAGTCTCGTCTTCCACTCGTAAGCGTGTTGAGGATGCGGTTTTAGAAGCGGGCTATTCTCCCAACTCTTTAGCGAGAAATCTGCGCCGTAATGAGTCTAAAACGATCGTTGCGATCGTTCCTGATATCTGTGACCCCTATTTTACAGAGATCATTCGCGGTATCGAAGATGCTGCGATGGAGCACGGTTACTTAGTGCTGTTAGGGGATAGCGGCCAGCAGAAAAAGCGGGAAAATTCATTCGTCAATCTCGTCTTTACCAAGCAGGCAGACGGCATGTTGCTGTTGGGTACAGATCTCCCATTTGATGTGAGTAAGCCAGAGCAGAAGAATCTACCACCTATGGTAATGGCGTGTGAGTTCGCACCTGAGCTTGAACTGCCAACGGTGCACATTGATAACTTGACCTCTGCCTTTGAAGCGGTGAATTATCTGACACAAATGGGGCACAAACGAGTGGCTGAAATTTCTGGTCCTGAAAGTGCGGCATTGTGCTCTTTCCGTCATCAGGGGTATCAGCAGGCGCTGCGTCGTGCTGGGATCACCATGAATCCAACGTATTGCGTATCTGGCGATTTCTCCTTTGCGGCAGGTGCTAAGTTAGTCAAACAGTTGTTGGCGTTACCTGAGCCACCAACCGCTATTTTCTGTCATAACGACACGATGGCGATTGGGGCAATTCAGCAAGCAAAACGTCTTGGCTTACGTGTACCACAAGATCTTTCCGTGGTCGGCTTCGATGATATTCAGTTTGCTGAATATAGCGATCCACCATTGACGACTATCTCTCAGCCACGTTATGAAATTGGCCGTCAGGCGATGCTAATGATGCTTGAGTTGCTTCGTGGGCACGATGTCCAAGCGGGTTCGCGTTTGCTAGAAACCAAGCTGGTCATTCGTGAGAGTGCCGCGCCACCTCGGGTACGTTAA
- the priA gene encoding primosomal protein N' yields the protein MRPSIARVALPVPLDKQFDYLVPAHLFPIIGGRVSVPFGRQKLIGIVTALVSESDFPLTQLKEILAVLDNQPVWPDNLYALLQWCSQFYQHPLGDTLANAMPSALRKGNNADFASVREWVMTEAGRNQLMVGLDKRAVQQVRVMYRLENGAVSHQQLLSEDFSSTTLKALEQKGWVEMRENQPKVLAWPKEIEAQVDKPRLNQEQAIAIATVNSEQGYACYLLQGVTGSGKTEVYLNMIKPVLERGQQALVLVPEIGLTPQTINRFRRRFNVPIEVMHSGLNDTERLNAWLSARDKVAGIVIGTRSALLTPFADLGIIIVDEEHDASYKQQDSLRYHARDVAVMRAAKENIPIVLGSATPALETLHNALTGKYHHLQLTQRAGVSVPTINHVLDVKGQYLESGLSAALIAQMRRHLEDGNQVLLFLNRRGFSPALMCHECGWIAECQRCDAYYTYHQNSSEMRCHHCGSQRPVVHHCQSCGSTHLVTVGVGTEQLEKQLAELFPEFKAIRIDRDSTRRKGSLENALQAIKKGEYQILIGTQMLAKGHHFPDVTMVALLDVDGSLYSSDFRAAERFAQLFIQVAGRAGRASKPGEVYLQTHHPEHSLLQALITKDYNSFAQTALAERKIAMLPPYSYLTLMRAEANQSQTVEDFLRQVRHTLESHPLFNQECLVLGPTPAPLAKRAGKFRWQLLIQAQSRSLMQKLLTSARPAISMLPLSSKVRWSLDIEPQDLS from the coding sequence ATGCGCCCTTCCATTGCCCGTGTTGCTCTGCCTGTTCCGTTAGATAAACAATTTGATTATCTGGTACCTGCGCACCTGTTTCCTATTATTGGCGGGCGTGTTTCGGTTCCTTTTGGGCGGCAGAAACTGATTGGTATTGTGACAGCGTTGGTGAGCGAATCCGATTTTCCGCTGACACAGCTTAAAGAAATTCTCGCGGTTTTGGATAACCAGCCGGTTTGGCCAGATAACCTCTATGCACTACTGCAATGGTGTAGTCAGTTTTACCAACATCCCCTCGGAGATACGTTAGCTAACGCGATGCCCAGTGCATTACGTAAAGGTAATAATGCGGATTTTGCAAGTGTACGTGAATGGGTAATGACTGAAGCTGGCCGCAACCAACTGATGGTAGGTTTGGATAAACGTGCTGTCCAGCAAGTCCGTGTCATGTATCGTCTAGAAAATGGTGCTGTTTCTCATCAACAGTTACTCAGCGAAGATTTTTCATCGACCACTCTGAAAGCACTTGAGCAAAAAGGCTGGGTGGAAATGCGTGAAAACCAGCCCAAAGTGCTCGCTTGGCCAAAAGAGATTGAAGCGCAAGTGGATAAACCGCGCTTGAATCAAGAGCAGGCGATTGCGATTGCTACGGTCAATAGTGAACAAGGTTATGCGTGTTATCTCCTACAAGGAGTGACGGGGTCGGGGAAGACCGAAGTCTACTTGAATATGATTAAGCCGGTATTGGAACGGGGTCAGCAAGCCTTAGTTTTGGTGCCGGAGATTGGTTTAACTCCCCAAACCATCAACCGTTTTCGCCGTCGTTTCAATGTGCCTATTGAAGTAATGCACTCTGGTCTTAATGATACTGAACGCCTTAATGCGTGGTTAAGTGCGCGTGATAAAGTGGCGGGCATTGTGATTGGTACTCGTTCTGCACTATTAACGCCGTTTGCCGATTTAGGCATCATCATTGTTGATGAAGAGCACGATGCTTCCTATAAGCAGCAAGACAGTTTGCGTTATCACGCACGTGATGTGGCGGTGATGCGTGCTGCAAAAGAGAATATTCCTATTGTGTTGGGGTCGGCAACGCCTGCACTAGAAACCTTACATAATGCGTTAACTGGCAAATATCACCATTTACAATTAACGCAAAGAGCCGGAGTATCGGTTCCCACCATCAATCATGTGTTGGATGTAAAAGGCCAATATTTGGAAAGTGGTTTGTCCGCTGCTCTTATCGCACAGATGCGCCGCCATCTTGAAGATGGTAATCAGGTGTTGCTGTTTTTGAACCGTCGCGGTTTTTCTCCAGCATTGATGTGCCATGAATGTGGTTGGATTGCGGAGTGTCAACGCTGTGATGCGTATTACACCTATCATCAAAACAGCAGCGAAATGCGTTGCCACCATTGTGGTTCTCAGCGTCCGGTTGTTCATCATTGTCAGAGCTGCGGCTCAACACATTTAGTGACGGTTGGGGTAGGTACAGAGCAGTTGGAGAAACAGCTCGCAGAACTCTTTCCTGAATTTAAAGCGATTCGTATTGACCGTGACAGCACAAGGCGCAAAGGCAGCCTGGAGAATGCGCTGCAGGCGATTAAAAAGGGCGAATACCAAATTTTGATTGGCACCCAAATGTTAGCAAAGGGGCATCATTTCCCTGATGTCACTATGGTGGCTCTACTGGATGTTGATGGCTCTTTGTATAGTAGCGATTTTCGTGCCGCGGAGCGTTTTGCTCAGCTCTTTATTCAAGTGGCGGGGCGAGCAGGACGAGCAAGTAAACCTGGTGAAGTGTATTTGCAAACTCACCATCCAGAACACAGTTTATTACAAGCGCTCATCACTAAGGATTACAACTCTTTTGCTCAGACAGCATTAGCGGAGCGAAAAATAGCGATGTTACCGCCATACAGTTACTTGACCTTGATGCGCGCTGAAGCGAATCAATCGCAAACGGTGGAGGACTTTTTACGCCAAGTTCGTCACACTTTAGAAAGTCACCCATTATTTAATCAAGAATGTTTGGTTTTAGGACCAACACCAGCGCCATTGGCAAAACGGGCTGGAAAATTCCGTTGGCAGCTATTAATTCAGGCTCAGTCTCGATCTTTGATGCAAAAATTATTGACCAGTGCCCGACCAGCTATCAGTATGCTGCCCCTCTCAAGCAAAGTGAGATGGTCTTTGGATATTGAACCTCAAGATCTTTCATGA
- the rpmE gene encoding 50S ribosomal protein L31, with amino-acid sequence MKAGIHPEYKEVTANCSCGNTFVFKSTLGQDSLHLDVCDKCHPFYTGKQRIVDTGGRVDRFNKRFGTLSSKK; translated from the coding sequence ATGAAAGCTGGTATCCACCCAGAATACAAAGAAGTGACTGCTAACTGCTCTTGCGGCAACACTTTCGTTTTCAAATCTACTCTAGGTCAAGACTCTCTTCACCTAGACGTATGTGACAAATGTCACCCATTCTACACTGGTAAACAACGTATCGTTGATACCGGTGGTCGTGTTGATCGCTTCAACAAACGTTTCGGTACTCTATCAAGCAAGAAATAA
- a CDS encoding malic enzyme-like NAD(P)-binding protein, with translation MSDDNKKELTKEEQFRQKALDYHAIPTAGKIAIALTKPADSAQDLALAYSPGVAEPVREIAKDPANAYKYTGKGNTVAVISNGTAILGLGNLGPLASKPVMEGKALLFKRFAGIDSIDIEVKHNTVDEFVNTVAAIADTFGGINLEDIKAPECFEIERRLIELCDIPVFHDDQHGTAIVTAAGMLNAIELQGKKIEECTIVCLGAGAAACACMELLIQCGAQRENIYMLDRNGVISTQRDDLNVYKQRFANNTDKRTLTDAIEGADLFLGVSGPNLMTEEQIKLMADKPVVFACSNPDPEITPELAHSARQDLIMGTGRSDYPNQVNNVLCFPFIFRGALDVRAKEINIEMKLAAVEAIRSIAKEAVPEEVLKAAGVEELSFGPHYIIPKPMDPRLLPRVAKAVAQAAVDSGVARIALPDGYMDN, from the coding sequence ATGTCCGACGACAATAAAAAAGAACTGACAAAAGAAGAACAGTTCCGCCAGAAGGCTCTTGATTACCATGCGATCCCTACAGCAGGGAAGATTGCTATCGCTCTGACCAAGCCTGCGGATTCGGCTCAAGACTTAGCATTGGCATACAGCCCAGGTGTTGCAGAGCCAGTACGCGAAATCGCAAAAGATCCAGCAAACGCTTACAAATACACAGGTAAAGGTAACACTGTTGCCGTTATCTCTAACGGTACAGCGATTCTTGGTCTTGGTAACCTAGGCCCTCTTGCATCAAAACCTGTAATGGAAGGCAAAGCACTTCTGTTTAAACGTTTTGCTGGCATCGACTCAATCGATATCGAAGTAAAACACAATACTGTCGACGAATTCGTTAACACTGTAGCGGCAATCGCAGATACTTTCGGCGGTATCAACCTAGAAGACATCAAAGCACCTGAGTGTTTTGAAATCGAACGTCGCCTTATTGAACTTTGCGACATCCCAGTATTCCACGATGACCAACACGGTACTGCTATCGTAACTGCAGCCGGCATGCTAAACGCTATCGAACTGCAAGGTAAGAAAATTGAAGAGTGTACTATCGTCTGCCTAGGCGCTGGTGCAGCAGCATGTGCATGTATGGAACTGCTGATTCAATGTGGCGCGCAACGTGAAAACATCTATATGTTGGACCGTAATGGCGTGATCAGCACTCAACGTGACGATCTGAACGTTTACAAACAACGCTTTGCCAACAACACAGACAAACGCACTCTAACCGATGCGATTGAAGGTGCTGATCTATTCCTAGGTGTATCAGGTCCTAACCTGATGACTGAAGAGCAAATCAAACTGATGGCTGATAAGCCTGTCGTCTTTGCGTGTTCAAACCCAGATCCAGAGATCACTCCAGAGCTAGCACACAGTGCTCGTCAAGATTTGATCATGGGTACAGGCCGCAGTGACTACCCTAACCAAGTTAACAACGTATTGTGCTTCCCATTCATCTTCCGCGGTGCTTTAGACGTACGCGCTAAAGAGATCAACATCGAGATGAAACTGGCTGCAGTAGAAGCGATCCGCTCTATTGCTAAAGAAGCAGTACCTGAAGAAGTGTTGAAAGCAGCAGGTGTTGAAGAACTGAGCTTTGGCCCACACTACATCATTCCAAAACCAATGGACCCACGCCTACTACCTCGCGTAGCAAAAGCAGTGGCTCAAGCGGCTGTGGATTCAGGTGTAGCGCGCATTGCACTACCTGATGGTTACATGGATAACTAA
- the metJ gene encoding met regulon transcriptional regulator MetJ: protein MADWNGEYISPYAEHGKKSELVKKITVSIPLKVLKVLTDERTRRQINNLRHATNSELLCEAFLHAYTGQPLPTDEDLRKDRPDDIPVEAKELMTAMGIEFEAYDD, encoded by the coding sequence ATGGCAGACTGGAACGGCGAATATATCAGCCCTTATGCAGAGCATGGCAAGAAGAGTGAGTTAGTAAAAAAGATTACAGTTTCTATTCCTCTTAAAGTACTTAAAGTACTGACTGATGAACGTACTCGTCGCCAAATTAATAACTTACGACATGCAACCAACAGTGAGTTGCTGTGTGAGGCCTTTTTACACGCGTACACAGGTCAACCTCTGCCAACGGATGAAGACCTACGTAAAGACCGCCCAGATGATATTCCTGTTGAAGCGAAAGAGCTGATGACCGCGATGGGCATCGAGTTTGAAGCTTACGACGACTAA